A single window of Helicobacter pylori DNA harbors:
- a CDS encoding PDC sensor domain-containing protein → MLSRDIVQYSKIRTELYAYLTYLFSHNIRNHLPEITLDYLNKQIKKMHAEIKMAKNFFVLDAKGMLILKPSQLKEQGHKEGILEHDLTEGIELESHANFSDKYYFYQAVSEKRCILTDPYPSKKGNHLVVSASYPVYDQNNDLAFVVCLQIPLRVAIEISSPSKYFRTFSEGSMVMYFMISIMLTLVSLLLFVKCISSFWTAIVNFSSFDIKEVFHPIVLLTLALATFDLVKAIFEEEVLGKNSGDNHHAIHRTMIRFLGSIIIALAIEALMLVFKFSVSEPDKITYAVYLAIGVAVLLISLAIYVKFAYSVLPKRER, encoded by the coding sequence ATGTTAAGTAGAGACATTGTCCAATATTCCAAGATCCGCACCGAGCTATACGCTTATCTTACCTATTTGTTTTCGCACAATATCCGCAACCACCTCCCTGAAATCACTTTGGATTATTTAAACAAGCAGATCAAAAAAATGCATGCTGAAATCAAAATGGCAAAAAATTTTTTTGTGTTAGACGCTAAAGGCATGCTAATTCTTAAGCCAAGCCAACTTAAAGAGCAGGGGCATAAGGAGGGGATATTAGAGCATGATTTAACAGAAGGGATTGAATTAGAATCGCATGCCAACTTTAGCGACAAGTATTATTTTTATCAAGCCGTGAGTGAAAAGCGTTGCATTTTAACGGACCCCTACCCTTCTAAAAAAGGAAACCATTTGGTAGTGAGCGCGTCTTACCCGGTGTATGATCAAAATAACGATCTAGCGTTTGTGGTGTGCTTGCAAATCCCTTTGAGGGTGGCGATTGAAATCAGCTCGCCTTCAAAGTATTTCAGAACCTTTAGCGAAGGGAGCATGGTCATGTATTTTATGATTTCTATCATGCTCACTTTGGTGTCGTTGCTTTTATTTGTGAAATGCATTTCTAGCTTTTGGACAGCGATTGTCAATTTTAGCAGTTTTGACATTAAAGAAGTGTTCCACCCCATTGTGCTTTTGACCCTAGCCTTAGCCACCTTTGATCTAGTCAAGGCGATTTTTGAAGAGGAAGTGTTGGGTAAAAATAGCGGGGACAACCACCATGCGATCCACCGCACGATGATTAGGTTTTTAGGCTCTATCATTATCGCATTAGCCATTGAAGCGTTAATGTTAGTGTTTAAATTCAGCGTGAGCGAACCGGATAAAATCACTTATGCGGTGTATTTGGCTATCGGCGTGGCGGTGCTTTTGATCAGTTTGGCGATTTACGTTAAATTCGCTTATAGCGTGTTGCCCAAACGAGAACGCTAA